A segment of the Chloroflexota bacterium genome:
CGCGAGTGATGAGCCGCCGCCCCCGGCCTGTCAATCTCACGTCTGAAATTGAGTGGGCGCAGGCTGATATTGAAACCGGCGACGGCCTCGGTTCAGCCGTCTCTGGCGTGGAGACGATCATCCACACCGCCACCAGCCCCGGCAAACGCACAAAGCAGGTGGATGTAGACGGAACTCGCCGACTGTTGGAGAAGGCTCGCGAAGCCGGAGTCGCTCACTTCATCCACGTCTCCATCGTCGGCATCGAGCGCATCCCATTTCCATATTATGAAGCGAAAGTGGCCGGGGAAGCCGTCGTTCGCGGGGGCGGTGTCCCTTACACCATCTTGCGCGCTACCCAATTTCACAGTTTGCTTGATGGCTTCTTTCAACCGCTCAGGAACCTGCCACTCTCATTTGCCTTCACCGATTTCAAATATCAACCGATTGATACCGGCGAGGTAGCCGACCGCCTGTGCCAGCTTGTGGCCGAGAAACCTTCCGGCCTGCTCCCCGACATGGGCGGCCCGGAAGTGTGGACGGTGGGTGAACTGTTGCCCGCTTGGTTTGCGGCGCAGGGCAGGCACTGCAAACTGATTCGCTTCCCGCTGCCGGGCGGGTTTGCGCACGCATTCCGCAACGGCTACAACACCTGCCCCGATCAGCGCGACGGCAACATCACCTGGGCCGAGTGGCTGCGGCGAAAATACAAACGCAACTAATGCCGACCGTTGGGCGGAATAACCTCCACAAATCCTGACGGGCTTCTCCACATTTCTTCCACAACGGATTGATAAGCTTAGAAAAACTTGCCAAGGAGTAATCAATGAAAGCTGCTATCTACAGATCGTATGGCCCGCCCGAAGTTTTGAAGATTGAGGAAGTTGAAAAACCAACCCCCAAGGATGACGAGGTCCTCGTTAAAGTCCACGCCTCATCGGTGAACCCGGCAGAGTGGTATGGCATGACGGGCTTGTTCCTCGCCCGCATCGGTAACGGACTACTCAAACCCAAAGACACAAGACTCGGCGTGGATTATGCCGGGGTTGTGGAAGCCGTTGGCAGAGATGTGACACAGGTCAAGCCGGGAGATGAAGTCTTCGGCGCGCGGAGCGGGGCATTCGCGGAATATGTATGCGCTCGCAATATCATCATTCCCAAGCCTGCCAACATTACGTTCGAGCAGGCAGCGGCTGTCCCTGTGGCGGCGATCACGGCCCTGCAGGGACTGCGCGATCATGGGCAATTGCAACCCAGGCAAAAGGTGTTGATCAACGGCGCCTCCGGCGGCGTAGGCACGTTCGCGGTGCAGATCGCCAAAGCGCTCGACGCCGAAGTGACCGCGGTTTGTAGCACGCGCAATGTAGATATGATCCGTTCGCTGGGTGCAGACCATGTCACCGACTACACCAAGGAAGATTTCACCCGCACCGGCAAACGCTACGACATCCTGCTCGACATCGCCGGAAGCCGTCCGTGGCGCGAAATCAAGCGCGTGCTGAACCCAAATGCCCATTACGTCATCGTGGGTGCGCCGAAGGGCAACCGTGTGATCGGTCCGCTGGGCTTTATCATCAAAGCCCGCCTGGCTTCCCTTGGCGCAAGCCAGAAGGTGATTTTCTTCGTGGCAAGTTTCAAACGTGAAGACTTCCTGCTCTTGAACAACATGTTCGAGCGCGGACAGGTCAAACCGGTCGTGGAAAAAACCTACCCACTTGAGAATATCTCCGAAGCCATGCGCCACCTCGGCACTGGTCACGCCAAAGGCAAGATCGTCGTCACGATGCGATAATCGAAAAGAAGGAGAATTCTTTCCACTTTCTTCATTCATCCTTTATACTCCTCCCATGCCGCCGCTCATCCTTGTTGTTGACGATGAACCCAAAGTCGCCCGCCTCGCCCGTGACTATCTGGAGAAAAGCGGATTCCGCGTCGTCACCGCCGCAGACGGTCAATCTGCCCTGACAACTGCCCGCCGCGAAAAACCCGACCTCGTCATCCTCGACCTCATGCTCCCCCACATTGACGGGCGCGAAGTCTGCCGCATCCTGCGCCGCGAAAGCGACGTGCCGATCATCATGCTCACAGCCTTATCTGAGGAGATTGACCAGGTGACAGGTCTTGAAATCGGCGCGGACGATTACATCACCAAGCCATTCTCCGTCCGCGCATTGGTGGCGCGTGTGAGGGCGCTCCTCCGCAGAACGCGCGGTGAAGTCAAAGCGCCGAGCATCGTTCGCGCCGGCGGGCTTGAAATTGACTCGGAAAAATATTCCGTAGCCTTCAACGGCAAGCCGATCAAACTCACGCCGAACGAATTCAAATTGCTTTACCTGCTCGCCGGACGCCCCGGTCAAACATTCACCCGCGAACAACTACTTGACGATCTTCATGGAACTGTATCCAGCATGGATCGGAGCGTAGACTCGCACATCAAAAACCTCAGAAAAAAACTGGAAAATGCTACTGGCGACTCCGTGATCGAAACCGTTTACGGCATTGGCTATCGCTTCAACGAACCCGGCGCTTAATCTTTATCATCCCTTATGACCACCCCATCCAACCGCCCCCGCCGCGCAATCCGCTTTTTTGCTTACTTACTCATCTTCTTTCTCATCCTCGTTTGTTTCGTGGGCGGATTTTCCGCGCTTCTATTTGAGGTCTTTACCCAATCCTCCACGGCAAAATCCAGTTGGCTCCTGCTGTGCGGTGGACCGGTCGTTTTTGTGACGCTCGTCGTCTTCGTCCTTTTCAATTTATATATGCGGTTTGGTCGTCCGCTCGAACAACTCTTCAAAACCATCAACGCAGTGGAAGCAGGCGACCTGTCCGCGCGCGTGCCCGAAAACAACTCCGACATGTTCAGCGATCTCATCAAGCGCTTCAACAAAATGGTCCGCGAACTCGAACGCGCCGAACAGCAACGCCGCAATCTTACCGCCGACATCGCCCACGAACTCCGCACGCCGTTACACGTCATACAGGGCAACCTCGAAGGCATCGTGGACGGAGTCTATCAACCGACGCCCGATCACATCAACAACACCCTGGACGAGACCCGACTACTCACCCGCCTCGTCAACGACCTGCAGACCCTCTCCTTTGCCGAAACGGGACAACTCCCGCTTCACCCCACCCGCTTCCTGCTCGCTGACCTTGTGAACGATCTCGCTTCGAGTTTTTCACCCCAGGCCGCTTCCCAAAACATTGACCTGAATACAAATATCGCCGACCCGAATCAAAAACTCACAGCCGATTACGACAGGCTCAATCAAGTTCTATCCAATCTGATATCCAATGCCTTACGTCATACGCCCGAGGGCGGGACAATTTCCATTGAAACAGGATCAGGTTCAAACGAAGAAAGAAGCGTGCGAATTGTGGTCAAAGATACGGGCGCAGGAATCGCATCCGATGATCTTCCGTTCATCTTCGATCGCTTCTGGCGCGGAGACAAATCTCGTACTGAGAGAATGCATACTGGGCTTGGTTTAGCAATCACAAAACAACTCGTCCATGCGCAAAACGGGACAATTGATGTGCAAAGTGACGGCTTGCCGGGCAAAGGCACAACGTTCACTATCGAATTACCTCATGGAGCGATTACGCCAAACGCCTGACGCCTGCCGTTGAGCGTTAACTTACAATTGGATTTCTTCTGCGAACTCATTGAGCAAGGGAAATTAAAACCGATGAGGGTAATCTTCGTAGCTTCGAGGCTTTGTGCCCTGGTGTTAAAACTGAGACCCTTCGGGTTTTAGAAACCCGAAGGGTCTGAGATTTGCTACGGCGCTTCCTCAATCACCCGCCGGGTCACAATGTACCAGTTCGCCAAACTATTGAAGCGGTCGCTGCGATCCACCAGTGGGCCGAGTTGGACGCCGCTCACTTTCCTGTCTACAGCGTAGTTGAAGATGGGATAGTAGAGCATGAGGGCCGGAGTCTGGTCGGCGAACTTGGACTGGAAGGCGCGGTAGAACTTGGCCCGATCCTTGTAAGATGGAATGGTGCGGGCCTGCTCCAGAATTTCGCTCATATCGCGGTTGTCGTAGCCACTGAAGTTCTGACCGGATTCGATCTGCGTCTGGTGCCAGAACGGATACGGGTCGGGGTCGGGGGTGGCGGCGAAACTTAAGTCCACGAGCGCGGCCTGAAAGGTGCGGTTGGTCAGCGCCGTCTTGATGTCATCCGGCGGCAGTGGCTCAATCGTCACTTTTACGCCTAGATCGGCCCACTCTTTCACAGCCATGCCGGCAACCGCGCTGTGAGTTGCATCGGGCGGGACAAGAAGCGAGAAGATTAACTGCTTGCCGCTCTTGCTTCGCACATAGTCGGGTGAGCCGGGGGCGGCTTCGGGCGGGAGCGCCCAGCCGGCGTCGTTGAGCAGTTGGGCCGCGTGTGCAGGGTCGAACTTCACCGGAATCAAATTGTCGTTGTAGGCCCACGTTCCGGGCAGGATGGGGCCGGCCGCGACGAAGGCCTGCCCTTGCAGAATCGTGTCCACCATAAGTTGGCGGTTCAACCCGGCGAGCAACGCCTGCCGCACGCGCTTCTCCTGAAAGAAGCTCACCGTTTCATTCTTCTGGTTCAAAAAGATCAAACTATATTCCGGCAAACGACTGCTGAATATTTCGAGTTGCGGGTTCTTCAACGCGGCGGCGAAGGTCTCCGGCGTGAAGTCGCTCAGGGTTTGCACCTCGCCGGCCAGATATGCCTCGTAGGCGGCCTGGGCGGTTGGGTAAAAGCGAAACCGAAGCTGGCTGAGGTAAGGCGCCTTGCCGGGGTAGCGCGGGCTCGGCTCCAGCACAACACTGGTGATGGAACTGTTCTGCCGGTCGAGGCTGACCAGCTTCATCGGGCCGGCGCCGACCGGCTGAAAGTTAAAGGCGTGATTGAGCAAACTACTGGCCGAGACGCCGCGAAGCAAATGTTCCGGCAGGAGGCCGACGGTGACGTAATCCATGAACGGGGCGAACGGCTCCGGCAGGACGAAACGAACCGTGTTGCGGGCCGGTGAGGAGACCGTCACCTTTTGCCACAGGCTGGCGACATCACCCGCCCCGGGAAAGTCCGGGGCTTGAAGCAGGCCGATAGTGAACAACACATCCTGTTGAGTAACGGGTTCCCCGTCGTGCCAGGTGAGGCCGTCTTTCAGGACAAAGGTGTAGGTGAGGCCGTCGGCGCTCACTGCCCACGACTCGGCCAAATCCGGGACGGGCAAACCGTCGGCGTCGAACTTCATCAGCCCGCTGAAGATAAGGCGATCCAGATCACGGTCAGCCGGACTGTTGCGATCAAAGAGCGGGTTGAGGCGGCGGGGCTGGCCGACGACGGCTTCGGTGAGCGTGCCGCCTTGCGCCGGGACGACGGTGGTGACCAGGCCCTGCGACTGGGTGTAGAGCAGGCCGCCGACAACGGCTAAACCGATAAGAGCCAGAATGGCCTGGGTGCGAATGTAACGCATGATTTAAATGACAACAGACGATGGACGGCAGACGGTTTCTCGTCTCGCGTCCATCGTCTGTCGTCAATCGGCCGTTGTCAGTTCAATTACCCCTGATTGGTCACAACCACGTTGATCACCGCTGTCACAAAGAAGGCGATGGCGAGAACGATGGTGATGTTGAACAGCAGTTTCTCCACGCCGCGCCGGGCGCGGAAGACGCCGCCGCCTTCACTGCCGCCGGTGAGGCCGCCCAAACCTGCGCCCTTGCTTTGCAAGACGATGGCGGTGATCAGGGCGATGGAGAGAATGATTTGCACGATGTTGACGTAGAGACTCACAGTAAGTTGCTCCTTGCTAAACAGATAGTGGCGAAATTATAGCACAGCGATGATGCCGGTGAGCCTTGCCCAGCTCTTTCGTTCAACTCAAATGGGTAAAGTCCGGCGAATCGTCAGCCGCCTTTGCCACCCCGTCATCATCTCGCTTCAAAAACACCATGCCCAGCGGCGGCAGAGTCACCAGCAAGGAATGATCCTGCCCCTGCCAGGGCAAGTCGTCGGCGGGCAGGCCGCCGGTGTTGCCCACGTTACTGCCACCGTAATAAGTCGAGTCGCTGTTGAAAATCTCCCGGTAGAAACCGGCTTTGGGCACGCCGACCCGGTAACCCTGGCGGGGAACCGGAGTGAAGTTCGCCAGGACGACGATCTGATCATCAAAATTTTTGGCCCGGCGCACGAACGACACGATGCTGTGATCCACGTCGCGGAAGTCAATCCACTCGAAGCCTTCCCAGGTGAAGTCCTGCTCGTGCAAGGCCGGCTGGGCGGCGTAGAGGCGGTTGAGGTCGCGCACACAGGCCAGCAGGCCGCGATGTGTTTCGTAGTCGAGCAGGTTCCAGTCGAGGCCTTTGGCGTCGGCCCATTCGATCCATTGGCCGAACTCGCCGCCCATGAAGAGCAATTTTTTGCCCGGATGGGCCGTCATGTAAGCATAGAGCGTTCGCAGGTTGGCAAACTTCTGCCACGAGTCGCCCGGCATTCTGGAAAGTAGGGAGCGCTTGCCATGCACCACTTCGTCGTGTGAGAGCGGCAGGATGAAGTTTTCGGTGAAGGCGTAGAGCAACGAGAAGGTGAGGCTGTTGTGGTGATAGCGGCGGTAGACCGGGTCCTGGCCCATGTATTTGAGCATGTCGTGCATCCAGCCCATGTTCCACTTGAGATCGAAGCCCAGGCCGCCGAGGTAGGTGGGGCGCGACACCATCGGCCAGGCGGTGGACTCTTCGGCAAAGGTCAGCGCGTCGGGGAAAGACTCGTGGACAAGTTCGTTGAAGCGCTTGAG
Coding sequences within it:
- the secG gene encoding preprotein translocase subunit SecG; the encoded protein is MSLYVNIVQIILSIALITAIVLQSKGAGLGGLTGGSEGGGVFRARRGVEKLLFNITIVLAIAFFVTAVINVVVTNQG
- a CDS encoding NAD(P)-dependent alcohol dehydrogenase; the protein is MKAAIYRSYGPPEVLKIEEVEKPTPKDDEVLVKVHASSVNPAEWYGMTGLFLARIGNGLLKPKDTRLGVDYAGVVEAVGRDVTQVKPGDEVFGARSGAFAEYVCARNIIIPKPANITFEQAAAVPVAAITALQGLRDHGQLQPRQKVLINGASGGVGTFAVQIAKALDAEVTAVCSTRNVDMIRSLGADHVTDYTKEDFTRTGKRYDILLDIAGSRPWREIKRVLNPNAHYVIVGAPKGNRVIGPLGFIIKARLASLGASQKVIFFVASFKREDFLLLNNMFERGQVKPVVEKTYPLENISEAMRHLGTGHAKGKIVVTMR
- a CDS encoding NAD(P)H-binding protein — protein: MPHILVTGGAGVLGRELTPQLQKAGHTARVMSRRPRPVNLTSEIEWAQADIETGDGLGSAVSGVETIIHTATSPGKRTKQVDVDGTRRLLEKAREAGVAHFIHVSIVGIERIPFPYYEAKVAGEAVVRGGGVPYTILRATQFHSLLDGFFQPLRNLPLSFAFTDFKYQPIDTGEVADRLCQLVAEKPSGLLPDMGGPEVWTVGELLPAWFAAQGRHCKLIRFPLPGGFAHAFRNGYNTCPDQRDGNITWAEWLRRKYKRN
- a CDS encoding peptide ABC transporter substrate-binding protein, yielding MRYIRTQAILALIGLAVVGGLLYTQSQGLVTTVVPAQGGTLTEAVVGQPRRLNPLFDRNSPADRDLDRLIFSGLMKFDADGLPVPDLAESWAVSADGLTYTFVLKDGLTWHDGEPVTQQDVLFTIGLLQAPDFPGAGDVASLWQKVTVSSPARNTVRFVLPEPFAPFMDYVTVGLLPEHLLRGVSASSLLNHAFNFQPVGAGPMKLVSLDRQNSSITSVVLEPSPRYPGKAPYLSQLRFRFYPTAQAAYEAYLAGEVQTLSDFTPETFAAALKNPQLEIFSSRLPEYSLIFLNQKNETVSFFQEKRVRQALLAGLNRQLMVDTILQGQAFVAAGPILPGTWAYNDNLIPVKFDPAHAAQLLNDAGWALPPEAAPGSPDYVRSKSGKQLIFSLLVPPDATHSAVAGMAVKEWADLGVKVTIEPLPPDDIKTALTNRTFQAALVDLSFAATPDPDPYPFWHQTQIESGQNFSGYDNRDMSEILEQARTIPSYKDRAKFYRAFQSKFADQTPALMLYYPIFNYAVDRKVSGVQLGPLVDRSDRFNSLANWYIVTRRVIEEAP
- a CDS encoding response regulator transcription factor; this encodes MPPLILVVDDEPKVARLARDYLEKSGFRVVTAADGQSALTTARREKPDLVILDLMLPHIDGREVCRILRRESDVPIIMLTALSEEIDQVTGLEIGADDYITKPFSVRALVARVRALLRRTRGEVKAPSIVRAGGLEIDSEKYSVAFNGKPIKLTPNEFKLLYLLAGRPGQTFTREQLLDDLHGTVSSMDRSVDSHIKNLRKKLENATGDSVIETVYGIGYRFNEPGA
- a CDS encoding HAMP domain-containing histidine kinase, with product MTTPSNRPRRAIRFFAYLLIFFLILVCFVGGFSALLFEVFTQSSTAKSSWLLLCGGPVVFVTLVVFVLFNLYMRFGRPLEQLFKTINAVEAGDLSARVPENNSDMFSDLIKRFNKMVRELERAEQQRRNLTADIAHELRTPLHVIQGNLEGIVDGVYQPTPDHINNTLDETRLLTRLVNDLQTLSFAETGQLPLHPTRFLLADLVNDLASSFSPQAASQNIDLNTNIADPNQKLTADYDRLNQVLSNLISNALRHTPEGGTISIETGSGSNEERSVRIVVKDTGAGIASDDLPFIFDRFWRGDKSRTERMHTGLGLAITKQLVHAQNGTIDVQSDGLPGKGTTFTIELPHGAITPNA